One genomic window of Meiothermus cerbereus DSM 11376 includes the following:
- a CDS encoding response regulator transcription factor translates to MIRILVVDDEAIVRRTLRALLERAGYAVLEAAHGLEALDLLDGADLVVLDWNMPQMDGLELLRHLREERPELPVLMLTAHDGEAERVQGLRLGADDYLGKPLRNAEFLARIEALLRRTRRYGLVRVGELELEPATQETRLQGAALSLTPTEFALLLALARQPGQPLSRRILFAQVWGSDPQVDERIVDHYVKRLRKKLGDDPKNPRYIETVFARGYRLKQPAE, encoded by the coding sequence ATGATTCGTATTCTCGTTGTGGACGATGAAGCTATAGTACGTCGGACGCTGCGGGCCTTGCTGGAGCGGGCAGGTTACGCGGTGCTCGAGGCGGCCCACGGGCTCGAGGCCCTGGATCTGTTGGATGGAGCCGACCTGGTGGTGCTGGATTGGAACATGCCCCAGATGGACGGCCTGGAGCTGCTGCGGCACCTGCGCGAGGAGCGGCCCGAGCTGCCCGTGCTTATGCTCACCGCCCACGACGGCGAGGCCGAGCGGGTGCAGGGCTTGCGCCTGGGGGCCGACGACTACCTGGGAAAGCCCTTGCGCAACGCCGAGTTTTTAGCCCGCATCGAGGCCCTGTTGCGCCGCACCCGGCGGTATGGGCTGGTGCGTGTGGGGGAGCTAGAGCTCGAGCCCGCCACCCAGGAGACCCGCCTGCAGGGGGCGGCGCTCTCCCTGACCCCTACCGAGTTTGCTCTGTTGCTGGCGCTGGCCCGACAACCCGGCCAGCCCCTATCGCGCCGAATCCTTTTCGCCCAGGTCTGGGGCAGCGACCCCCAGGTCGATGAGCGGATCGTGGATCACTACGTCAAGCGCCTGCGCAAAAAGTTGGGCGATGACCCCAAAAATCCCCGCTACATCGAGACCGTGTTCGCTCGAGGCTACCGACTCAAGCAGCCCGCCGAGTAA